The DNA sequence GTATCTGCCGCAGTTTCCCCAGGTCGATTACGATATAGCGCGGCAGGTCGGCAAGGTATTCCAGGGTGAAGGCAAGCCCTCTTTCCTCAGCCTGCAGCCGGAACATGATCGCCAGGTCTTTCAACAGGGCCACCAGATTAACCGGTTCGGTCCGCAGCTCGACCCGGCCGGCTTCGATGCGCGACATCTCCAGGATATCGTTGATGATGGAAAGCAAATGTTCGCCGCTCTTCATGATGGTGGTGACCTTGTTGCGGGCCATTGGCGACAGCGACGGGTCGCGTTCCAGCAGCTGGGCAAAGCCGAGCACCGCATTCATCGGCGTCCTGATCTCGTGGCTCATGTTGGCCAGGAACATACTCTTGGCCTTATTGGCAGCCTCAGCCGCGTTACGGGCCAGAAGCAGTTCGGCGGTCCGCTCGTCAACCAGCATTTCCAGGTGCTCGCGATGGAGCTTCAGCTCATCGAATGCCAACAACTCATTAGTTCTTTTTTTGGAAATTACCCAAGCAGAAACTACCGTCAGCAGAGTGAACAGGGAGAGCAGCGATAGCGACAAAGCCACTTCTTTCCGCCAGGAGGCAAGGTAGTCGCTGGTAGCCTGGCCGACAAAGACATACAACGGATACTTGGAAATCTTGCGATAGCTGATGGTCCGGACAATTCTATCAAAATTGACTTCACCGGTATATGTACCGGTCTCTGGTTGTTTTTTGATAAGTTCTATTATCTTGGGACTCAGATTCCTATTTCCCACGGCACTGCCGATCCCTTGCGGTTCCGGGATCCGCGCAATTATGGCGAGTTCATGGTCGCGAAAAGAAATTGCGCCATGCGCCCCGATATTAAAGGAAGAGAAGAGTTTGGCAAAAAATTCCAGCGGGATACCGCAATAGACCACACCGGCAAACGTACCATCCGGCAGATTAATGCGTCTGGCGATAAGAATCAGCCATTTCCCGGTAACCCGGCTCAATACCGGCTTTGAGACGACCAACCCCGCATCCGGGTTTTCCAAATGCCTGCGGAAATAGTCCCGATCAGCAATATTTATCCGTCTGCCTGACGGGACTTCCGGCCCCAACCAGACATATCCTTTTGCATCGGCTATCCGGATACCGCTAAGCTCGGAAAACTGCCGGTCCTGTTGAGCGATATAAGCCTCCAGCGCCTTTTCATTAATGCCACCACCGAGAAGCTGCCGTTCGGTCTCGTTCACCACGGCAAACAACGCTACATCTATTTTTTCCAGGACACTGAAGATACTGGTTTCCAGGGATTGGGCCAGATTATAGGTGGAGAAACCTGTCTGCCTCTCATACTGCTGCCGGATCTGGTACATTGACAGACCGACAAGCAGGTACACAAACAGGTTGATAACAATTACACCTGCTGCCAGGCGGAGCGTAAAAATGCGTGATGCTGTCATGGCATTTTCTCCAATCGCCTGTCATCAACCAACTGCTTTATTCCTTCCAGATCATACATCCCGGCCCGCTCAAGCAGCCAAGCCGATAAAGCCGGGTCAGACGCTCGCGCCTCTTCCCCCAGCTTGCGGATGCGCGTAATGTTCTTGCGGGCCAGCGCTTCGAGGAACGCTTCGTTCCATTCGGCCGACATCTTGTCGAGGGTTGGGAGGGGCTGCCGGGGAGGGATACCTGTAACTGCTTCATCCTCGCCGGTTTCAAACAGTACTCCGGCATGCCGGGCCAGCACTTCGAACAGCTCCTGTTCCCGGAATGGCTTGGCAATGAAGGCATTAATCCCGGAATCAAGAAATTGCTGCTTCTGGGTATCAAAGGCACTGGCACTGATACCGATGATTACCGGCGGGGCTTTCGTGCAACTGCTTCGGATGGTCCGTGTTGCCTCTTCCCCATCCATACCCGGCATCACCAGGTCCATCAGGATGATGCGCGGCAGCAGGGATTGGGCCTTGTCTACGGCTTCCTGACCGTTTGCCGCCTCATCAACGATAAACCCAAGCGGTTCCAGCATCACTCGCAGCAACTCACGGTTGGCATCCAGATCGTCAACCACCAGGACCCGAAGCTCCTCCTGACCTGAGGCAAGACCAATAACCCTTTGCGGAGGTACAACAAAGCTAGGCGTTTCTTTGCATATCTGCACCGGGCACTCAAAACGAAAGCAGCTCCCTTTGTCGACCGCGCTGGCAACGGTCAGCTCTCCGCCCATCAGGTTGGCGTATTCGCGGCTGATGGCCAGCCCGAGACCGGTGCCGCCAGCTGCCTGCTCGCCACTCCGGGTCCGTTCGAAGGGGCGGAACAGCATTTTCTGCTCCTCAGCCGGAATGCCGATGCCAGTATCCTGGATCTCTATCGCGATTCGATCGATACCGGCCGGCATCGCCCGCATGGTGATCGCCCCCTTATGGGTGAACTTGACCGCATTGCCCAACAGGTTGATCAGAATCTGCCGCAGTTTCCCCAGGTCGATTACGATATAGCGCGGCAGGTCGGCAAGGTATTCCAGGGTAAAGGCAAGCCCCTTTTCCTCGGCCCGCAGCCGGAACATCACCGCCAGATCGTTCAACAAAGCCGCCAGGTCGATCGGCTCGGTACGAATCTCGACCCGGCCGGCCTCGATGCGCGACATCTCCAGGATATCGTTAATGATCGAAAGCAGGTGTTCGCCGCTCTTCATGATGGTGGCAACCTTGTTGCGGGCCAGTGGCGACAGCGACGGGTCACGTTCCAGCAGCTGGGCAAAACCGAGCACCGCATTCATCGGCGTCCTGATCTCGTGGCTCATGTTGGCCAGGAACATGCTTTTGGCCTTATTGGCAGCCTCGGCTGCGTTTCGGGCCAGAGATAGGTTGGCAATAGCAACCTCCAGCTGCGCCGTACGCTCTTTCACCAAATCTTCAAGATGGTCTCGATAACGCGCCAGTTCCTGTTCGGCATGTTTCCGCTCGGTGATATCCAGGATTACCCCGACCAGCCCCCCCAGGCTGCCATCGGCATTGGTGTACGTCGCTTTATTGAAGATCACATCATGCAGGGTATCATCAGCAAACCGGACGGTAGAATCATAAACCTGCACTCCGCCTTTACGAATCAAAACCATGTCCTTTTCATGATATTGATCGGCCAACTCCTTCGGAGAGACATCATAGACCGATGTGCCGATGATCATGTCCTTCTCTTGCCCGAGATATGCAGTGAAGGCCACATTGCACCCCCGGTAGACGCCGTTGATATCCTTGAAAAATATCGGATTGGGTATGGCATCCATGAGGGTCTGGAGAAAATGGACATTCTCTTCAAGCTCTTTCATCGTCTTATTGAGCCGTTCAGTCATCAGGTTGAAGGCCTTGGAGAGAGCGCCTAGCTCATCATCGGAACTGACAGTCAGCGTATGGTCCAGGTTACCGTTGATAATGGTTTCCACGGCGCACTGCAACTGACGGACAGGGCGGATGATGGTCCAAGCAAAGAAAACACCGAGAAAACCCACCGATATGGTGATCAGCAATCCGGCAACAACCATGAAATTGGTCATCCTGGTCCGGCCGTCACTCAGGAATGACCGGTATGCCAGCAGTTCCTCTTCATAAACGCTGGCGCCAATGACCCAATCCCACGGCTCATAATAGGCAAGCCGGGCAATTTTCCAGCGGGGTGCCGATTCACCTGGGTTCTGCCAGAGATAGCGCTCGGTGGTCAGTTCACCGGCCTTGAGAGCAGTAACCTTAGCGATAATCGACTTGACGACATAATTGCCATTGCTGTCTTTAGTCTCCCAGATATCTTCGCCATCGCGCTGGCCTCTCTGGGAAATGATATAGCGTCCCCGACCTTCACCTTTGCCCCCCAGAACATAGACATAGCCGGTCTTGCCGACTTTGGTCTGCAAAATGGCCTGACGCACCCGCGACTCAACAGATTTCTGGTTAATGCCAACATAAAGCATTCCCACCAGGTTGCCAGCACGGTCCTTGAGCGGCTCGTAGGCGGTGAGCTGCCA is a window from the Geoanaerobacter pelophilus genome containing:
- a CDS encoding Cache 3/Cache 2 fusion domain-containing protein, translated to MFTMFRNLRLSVKVSLLGAGSVMITAVALVLLAVWQSGQYNRLAQSEVDLLINADLDHITQGVYNLVRTENEAVQQQVNYNLNVARHLLASAGGISLSQDTVKWAAINQFTKQELQVQLPRMLVGNRWLGQNIEPGVKTIVVDNVTHLVGETATIFQRMNDNGDMIRVATTVQNEAGKRAIGTFIPAVNPDGAPNPVIAAVKAGKAYHGRAYVVNKWQLTAYEPLKDRAGNLVGMLYVGINQKSVESRVRQAILQTKVGKTGYVYVLGGKGEGRGRYIISQRGQRDGEDIWETKDSNGNYVVKSIIAKVTALKAGELTTERYLWQNPGESAPRWKIARLAYYEPWDWVIGASVYEEELLAYRSFLSDGRTRMTNFMVVAGLLITISVGFLGVFFAWTIIRPVRQLQCAVETIINGNLDHTLTVSSDDELGALSKAFNLMTERLNKTMKELEENVHFLQTLMDAIPNPIFFKDINGVYRGCNVAFTAYLGQEKDMIIGTSVYDVSPKELADQYHEKDMVLIRKGGVQVYDSTVRFADDTLHDVIFNKATYTNADGSLGGLVGVILDITERKHAEQELARYRDHLEDLVKERTAQLEVAIANLSLARNAAEAANKAKSMFLANMSHEIRTPMNAVLGFAQLLERDPSLSPLARNKVATIMKSGEHLLSIINDILEMSRIEAGRVEIRTEPIDLAALLNDLAVMFRLRAEEKGLAFTLEYLADLPRYIVIDLGKLRQILINLLGNAVKFTHKGAITMRAMPAGIDRIAIEIQDTGIGIPAEEQKMLFRPFERTRSGEQAAGGTGLGLAISREYANLMGGELTVASAVDKGSCFRFECPVQICKETPSFVVPPQRVIGLASGQEELRVLVVDDLDANRELLRVMLEPLGFIVDEAANGQEAVDKAQSLLPRIILMDLVMPGMDGEEATRTIRSSCTKAPPVIIGISASAFDTQKQQFLDSGINAFIAKPFREQELFEVLARHAGVLFETGEDEAVTGIPPRQPLPTLDKMSAEWNEAFLEALARKNITRIRKLGEEARASDPALSAWLLERAGMYDLEGIKQLVDDRRLEKMP
- a CDS encoding hybrid sensor histidine kinase/response regulator; protein product: MTASRIFTLRLAAGVIVINLFVYLLVGLSMYQIRQQYERQTGFSTYNLAQSLETSIFSVLEKIDVALFAVVNETERQLLGGGINEKALEAYIAQQDRQFSELSGIRIADAKGYVWLGPEVPSGRRINIADRDYFRRHLENPDAGLVVSKPVLSRVTGKWLILIARRINLPDGTFAGVVYCGIPLEFFAKLFSSFNIGAHGAISFRDHELAIIARIPEPQGIGSAVGNRNLSPKIIELIKKQPETGTYTGEVNFDRIVRTISYRKISKYPLYVFVGQATSDYLASWRKEVALSLSLLSLFTLLTVVSAWVISKKRTNELLAFDELKLHREHLEMLVDERTAELLLARNAAEAANKAKSMFLANMSHEIRTPMNAVLGFAQLLERDPSLSPMARNKVTTIMKSGEHLLSIINDILEMSRIEAGRVELRTEPVNLVALLKDLAIMFRLQAEERGLAFTLEYLADLPRYIVIDLGKLRQILINLLGNAVKFTHKGAITMRAMPAGIDRIAIEIQDTGIGITPEEQEKLFRPFERTRSGEQAAGGTGLGLAISREYARLMGGEITVKSTTGDGSIFHLECPAPATAVIPASADAPCRVTGLVSGQGELHILVVDDLPSNRALLREMLEPLGFIVAEAANGKEAVDKTLALKPRVVLMDLVMPDMNGEEATRTIRSSCQKEPPVIIGISASAFDTQKQQFLDSGIDAFIAKPFREQELYEVLAHHAGVLFDMGKDEALTDNHFESWRPTLDKVSAEWRNEFRHALARNNITRIRRLAEDAREYDPELSSWLLERAGLYDLKACKDLCGGIGNGADQQKCGNSLADGEAADCARN